TTTCTTTGAGATTCATATACAGAACTTATGATACAATGgaataaaataacaatacatatggAAAATTATGTCCATGTTCTCAGTATTCATCAAGGGAAAGTTATTTTCAAATCTAATTTAGTTTGCAAAATTGACTGGAGTAAGATTTCAATCAAAATCTCAAgttaaatcaatttaattaatttaattaaaagtaatcaaaaaaatattttaattgaattaattgaTCAAATAACTTTTTTGAAATCTGTGGCAATCCATCAATAAGATTATAATTATCATCCTTAGTTTCTCCACACACAGATAAATGATGTTCTTTATCTGGAAATTTTTACACCAGGTTGATTAATGTTTCCGAAAAATTTGCCATTTGATGGTTTTGACATAGTTCTCTTTATGTCCTTTAGGAAGCTGACCATTGGCTAGAGTATCAGCTAGAGTATCGAAGTGACCAGGTGCCAGACCAGGTTCATTGTACTGGTGGATCCGTCCATCCCATAATTATAGCTCTGGGGAAACTACAGCTGCTTTATGATAACCTCGTAGTTAAatttatatacctggtaccaCTCCACTTCAGCAAATAAATTTGTCATATAGGGAATACTTTGACCACTGTGATGGACAACACGAAAGCAATAAGAAGAGTGGCAATCTGCCTTATCCAACACTACGTAAGGATAAATACACTAGGAGAACCGATAAAAAGATAAACTCATTTACACAGGATTTGGCTGCGACAATATTTACCAATTGTCCACTTCACTCTTGATCGACAATTCATGACCCACTGAGGTTTTTCCTGTCAGCCAGTTACTCCAATTCATTTATTTCCTCGTATGTTACTTTACACGGACAGCCTTCTAGTAGTGACCTCCATCCATTCatacaaacatattgtattTGCTCTCTCATGATTGTACAATGGCAGTCTGTGAATATGCATTTTTGTGCATTTTTGTCTTCCAAACAGTTGTGCAACCAGATGATGCGGTCTCCACCAAGGGACAAGTCATTCGACAGCCATTTAAAGTTCCATCAAGCTAAAATGCCACAACTTGGATGTGTAAGCTATCAGCTTACATGGTTACAAGAATATGACAATGGGCTTACTACAGGTATCCAAGGAAACACCCATAAAAGGAAAGACGAGCCAGATTGGTCAAGCTTTCAAGTGCTGCAGCAGGTATAACTGATCAATTTTGTTACCACTGTCTAGCAAATATTGgccatgaaaaaaaatccaaccAAATCAGATTGAAATAGGGGTTGTAAAGTGCCACACAGTCAAAACCATGAATGATACACAGAATTTCAACAATAAGACAAGAAAGTGATAAAGTgctatatttgaaaaataatattttatcatatgcATATCTGGGAACTGtgtttttttacttttcaatTAATCAAATCATATCTTGATATGTCAAAACTGTCTACCagttttttactttttaattaatcGAACCATATTTTGATATGTCAGAACTGTTTAAGTACATGCAGTAACAGTTTTAACCTTCAGCCAATAATATTGATGTGTGGTAGGTACAAACTTCTGATATATTATGTCATAGGTTTGAATCACTGTTGGTGATGTCTTCAATCTCAAACAAAAGGACAGGATAACTAATttgatttttgtaatttttatgacattttagGATAACGAAATTTACAGAATTTCCCTGCAATGAAGCCTGTATTCTGACAAAACTTACAGAATCTATCCTGTATGATCTTAGTTAAAGAATAATGAATGTATGCTAACAAAACTTACAGAATCTATCATACATTACCTTGGTTAAAGTGTTTTGATGCCTGTATGCTAACAAAACTTACAGAATCCATCCTCTATGACCTTAGTTAGAGAGTTTTGATGCCTGTATGCTAACTAAACTTACAGAATCCACCCTCTATGACCTTAGTTAGAGAGTTTTGATGCCTGTATGCTAACTAAACTTACAGAATCCATCCTCTATGACCTTAGTTAGAGAGTTTTGATGCCTGTATGCTAACTAAAACTTACAGAATCCACCCTCTATGACCTTAGTTAGAGAGTTTTGATGCCTGTATGCTAACTAAACTTACAGAATCCACCCTCTATGACCTTAGTTAGAGAGTTTTGATGCCTGTATGCTAACTAAACTTACAGAATCCATCCTACATGACTTTAGTTAGTGTTTTGATGCCTGTATGCTAACTAAACTTACAGAATCCATCCTCTATGACCTTAGTTAGAGAGTTTTGATGCCTGTATGCTAACTAAACTTACAGAATCCATCCTCTATGACCTTAGTTAGAGAGTTTTGAAGCCTGTGTGCTAACTAAACTTACATAATCCATCCTCTATGACCTTAGTTAGAGAGTTTTGATGCCTGTATGCTAACAAAACTTACAGAATCCATCCTCTATGACCTTAGTTAGAGAGTTCTGATGCCTGTATGCTAACAAAACTTACAGAATCCATCCTATATGACCTTAGTTAGAGAGTTTTGATGCCTGTATGCTAACTAAACTTACAGAATCCACCCTCTATGACCTTAGTTAGAGAGGTTTGATGTCTGTATGCTTAAGCAAGCTTGTAACTGTGCCTCATGCATGACATTAGTGGGGGTAATGAGGAGTTGTTTTCCTTATCCTGCTCACCTTATCAGCAACACCTTCATGTTTACCTGCCAACAATTTTTACCTATGTAAAATTCAGAAAATGTGTATACAATGGAGTGCACATAGTTTATCAATGCATCTTTCAAGAATAAATTAGTCGCTGAGTTTAGTACTCATTTATGGCCTGTACCCATCCTAATTCAAGGTTTTTGTTCTCAACATCTGGAAATAGTTACCAATGGCTATTTCTGATAGGAATTTGGCATACTGGCTGATGTTGTTTGTTGTATACACAGCAAACACTGTGTACAAGACAAGATGACAAGCAACACCAGACACGGAGGTATCACCACACATCTTGATCATGttctttcatttttatataCCTGTTTTAAAGGCGTTGGTCAcctctttgaccttgacatctCATCTGGCTATAACTCTTATAATCATATGTATAAACACCACTCAAGCAACCCACAGAATAATTTGGTCAAACTCAAGAACCCATACACACAAGCCTTTCCTAAgtaatatgatataaattgCGTCATTACAtgacaaacaaatacacaacagCCAGGGAATAGgcagataaatatatatatatactgtatatatagataacaatt
This DNA window, taken from Pecten maximus chromosome 3, xPecMax1.1, whole genome shotgun sequence, encodes the following:
- the LOC117323647 gene encoding uncharacterized protein LOC117323647, with product MDNTKAIRRVAICLIQHYLCNQMMRSPPRDKSFDSHLKFHQAKMPQLGCVSYQLTWLQEYDNGLTTGIQGNTHKRKDEPDWSSFQVLQQMLLFIRCHHYGSNSDQTRTCGLQVCCLPIELALK